One window of the Glycocaulis alkaliphilus genome contains the following:
- the gspN gene encoding type II secretion system protein N: protein MRRTILLAVAGVIAFVAAAIALMPASVVHALLLQPRGVQAAQITGTIWSGQWHAVQVRSVHLAHVEGALDAVSLLQGRPALQVRISDPRGRGQGRVVFGDGGVELHGLSGRVLPAGLVPLAGLGRAALGEPLVFSDVQARFGPRGCETASGGVRFGGLLSLDTGGAGSLPVLDGSLECAGSLPAIRFAGETADVRIDGHVRFGPEAASWSLNAEPRTGAMAMVLRSIGFDGSGDTLRSEGQTGWDAR from the coding sequence ATGAGGCGCACCATCCTGCTGGCCGTCGCCGGTGTCATCGCGTTTGTTGCAGCGGCCATCGCCCTGATGCCTGCCAGCGTCGTTCATGCGCTGCTTCTCCAGCCTCGCGGCGTTCAGGCAGCCCAGATAACCGGCACGATCTGGAGCGGGCAATGGCACGCGGTGCAGGTCCGCTCCGTGCATCTGGCACACGTGGAGGGCGCGCTGGACGCGGTCTCGCTGCTACAGGGCCGCCCGGCCCTGCAGGTGCGGATTTCAGACCCGCGCGGGCGCGGCCAGGGGCGCGTCGTATTTGGCGATGGCGGCGTTGAGCTGCACGGCCTGTCCGGGCGCGTTTTGCCTGCTGGCCTTGTTCCCCTTGCCGGGCTTGGCCGGGCGGCGCTTGGTGAACCTCTGGTGTTTTCCGATGTCCAGGCCCGTTTCGGGCCGCGTGGCTGCGAGACGGCCTCCGGCGGCGTCCGCTTTGGCGGGCTGCTATCCCTTGATACAGGCGGCGCAGGCAGCTTGCCGGTTCTCGATGGCAGTCTGGAATGTGCGGGCAGTCTGCCCGCCATTCGGTTTGCCGGCGAAACGGCAGATGTCCGCATTGACGGGCATGTACGGTTCGGACCAGAGGCGGCGAGCTGGTCGCTGAATGCCGAGCCGCGTACCGGCGCAATGGCAATGGTCTTGCGCTCTATCGGGTTTGATGGCAGCGGTGACACCTTGCGCAGCGAAGGCCAGACCGGCTGGGATGCGCGCTGA
- a CDS encoding AsmA family protein, which translates to MFVRILAGLVAIIFAACLALVLVIQLAGWDWLRGPVEERVSRALDRQVTINEPLEVRWRWNFVPRVRFDSVTISDEDWTGDDHFITLERAVADVALLDLLRGRVNLREAWIRGLELRLSVDEERRNNWGLGRGDGQGSIPIVGALHLVESQVIYRNAAREVSFTADLDSVVAEDQEGADRTAISGEGEMRGRPLSFTGEGDGVMRLRDPDQSFAFRLDLEGGETRFAFDGRLGPRGSFRQIAGALALRGENLREIHDFTGIPAPDTSPYDLTLDLARVDDVWQARNIEGVVGDSDLSGQLDYDTGRDRPFVDAELTSDSLDFNDIGMLIGAPAIDPDDMSESALRRAQARALRDEGRIFPRATLAVERISGVDGRLVFEGREVTGAGQALTEVSTVITLDDRVLLFEPLEFGFRGGRLISRVEVNARGEDTITSADGTFSGIRLEDFIPNERIEGTFSGDISLVGTGDSIRRAMATSNGRIRALLDEGSISRRTLELIGLDLLNYIFASDETVATSCGVADIVVTDGIGEAETLLVATPDSQIHGEGRFDFRRERFDLRVQARDTSPNIGSLGGPINIGGTFRDPDISPDDETYLRGAATVALGVFLTPLAAVLGTVQIDTVDGGVCERLLGQADAAEGE; encoded by the coding sequence ATGTTCGTGCGCATCCTTGCCGGCCTTGTGGCCATCATCTTCGCGGCGTGCCTTGCCCTGGTTCTGGTGATCCAGCTGGCGGGGTGGGACTGGCTGCGCGGTCCGGTGGAGGAGCGCGTGTCGCGCGCGCTCGACCGGCAGGTGACGATCAATGAACCTCTGGAGGTGCGGTGGCGGTGGAATTTCGTGCCCCGCGTCCGCTTCGACAGTGTCACCATTTCCGATGAAGACTGGACCGGGGACGACCACTTCATCACGCTGGAGCGCGCGGTAGCCGACGTGGCCCTGCTCGACCTGCTGCGTGGACGGGTGAATTTGCGTGAGGCCTGGATCAGAGGCCTTGAACTGCGCCTCAGCGTGGACGAGGAGCGTCGCAATAACTGGGGCCTTGGCCGGGGCGACGGGCAGGGCAGCATCCCCATCGTTGGCGCACTGCATCTCGTTGAAAGCCAGGTGATCTACCGCAACGCGGCGCGAGAGGTGTCCTTTACCGCGGATCTCGATTCGGTTGTCGCCGAGGACCAGGAAGGCGCAGACCGCACCGCGATCTCCGGCGAAGGCGAAATGCGCGGCCGTCCGTTGAGCTTCACCGGCGAAGGCGACGGGGTGATGCGCCTGCGCGATCCCGATCAGAGCTTTGCCTTCCGGCTTGACTTAGAGGGCGGCGAGACCCGCTTTGCCTTTGACGGACGGCTGGGCCCACGCGGCAGTTTCCGCCAGATTGCGGGCGCGCTGGCGCTGCGCGGGGAAAACCTGCGTGAGATTCACGACTTTACCGGCATACCGGCGCCGGACACCTCTCCCTATGATCTGACGCTGGACCTGGCGCGGGTGGATGATGTCTGGCAGGCGCGCAATATCGAGGGCGTGGTGGGCGATAGCGATCTCTCCGGCCAGCTCGATTACGACACCGGCAGGGACCGTCCCTTTGTCGACGCCGAACTGACATCGGATTCGCTCGATTTCAACGATATAGGCATGCTGATCGGCGCGCCGGCCATCGATCCCGACGATATGAGCGAAAGCGCTTTGCGGCGGGCGCAGGCCCGCGCCCTGCGTGATGAGGGCCGCATCTTTCCGCGTGCCACGCTGGCCGTGGAGCGTATCTCCGGCGTGGACGGGCGGCTGGTGTTTGAGGGGCGTGAGGTGACCGGCGCAGGCCAGGCCCTGACCGAAGTGTCTACGGTGATCACGCTTGACGACAGGGTGCTGCTCTTCGAGCCGCTGGAGTTCGGCTTCCGCGGCGGCAGGCTGATCTCGCGGGTGGAGGTGAATGCGCGCGGTGAAGACACCATCACCTCCGCCGACGGCACGTTCTCGGGCATCCGGCTGGAGGATTTCATCCCCAATGAGCGGATCGAGGGGACATTCTCCGGTGATATAAGCCTCGTCGGGACCGGCGACAGCATCCGCCGCGCCATGGCCACGTCAAACGGCCGCATCCGGGCATTACTGGACGAGGGCTCCATCTCGCGGCGGACGCTGGAGCTGATCGGGCTCGACCTGCTCAACTACATCTTTGCCAGCGACGAGACGGTGGCGACCTCTTGCGGCGTGGCCGACATCGTGGTCACCGACGGCATAGGCGAGGCCGAAACGCTGCTCGTGGCCACGCCCGACAGCCAGATCCATGGCGAAGGCCGGTTCGATTTCCGGCGCGAGCGCTTTGATCTGAGGGTGCAGGCCCGCGATACCAGCCCGAATATCGGCTCGCTGGGCGGACCGATCAATATTGGCGGCACGTTCCGCGACCCGGACATCTCCCCCGATGACGAGACCTATCTGCGCGGCGCAGCCACGGTCGCTCTTGGCGTCTTTCTCACCCCGCTCGCCGCTGTGCTGGGCACGGTCCAGATCGACACCGTGGATGGCGGCGTGTGCGAACGCCTGCTGGGTCAGGCGGATGCTGCGGAGGGTGAGTGA
- a CDS encoding helix-turn-helix transcriptional regulator: MSEPKLTNQVKTLRFLAGEMTQSDLGKRVGVTRQTIAAIEAGKYSPTLETAYRIADVFGKSIEDVFPWER; the protein is encoded by the coding sequence GTGTCTGAGCCAAAGCTGACCAATCAGGTGAAGACGCTGCGCTTTCTGGCCGGGGAGATGACGCAGTCGGACCTGGGCAAGCGCGTCGGCGTTACCCGCCAGACCATCGCAGCCATCGAGGCGGGCAAGTACTCGCCAACGCTGGAGACCGCCTACCGGATTGCCGACGTGTTCGGCAAATCCATTGAAGACGTATTCCCCTGGGAGCGGTAG
- a CDS encoding SlyX family protein, with protein sequence MTDITRLDTLEIHIAQQQQAIDDLSEALALQQKDIERLKAQLHRSDSRIAELEAGLPAAASEKPPHY encoded by the coding sequence ATGACCGACATCACCCGCCTTGACACCCTTGAGATTCACATAGCCCAGCAGCAACAGGCCATTGACGATCTGTCCGAGGCACTGGCGCTGCAGCAGAAGGACATCGAACGGCTGAAAGCCCAGCTTCACCGCTCTGACAGCCGGATTGCGGAGCTGGAGGCGGGCCTGCCCGCCGCCGCGTCTGAAAAGCCGCCGCACTACTGA